GCATCCAACCGTCGGCGTCGAGCGCGATGCCGTCGGGGCAGAGCGCGATGCCCATGGCCGAGGCGACGCGCAACGGCTCCTCGTCGATCACGCACGGTTCGGCCATCGCGGCCTGGACGCGGGCTGCGAAGGCCATGGCCTCGTCGTTCGAGGCGACCTCGGCCAGCAGGATGGCGAACTCGTCCCCGCCCAGGCGCGCGACCATGTCGGTCTCGCGCACCAGCGCGCGCAGCCGGTCGGCGACGGCGACCAGGAGGCGGTCGCCGGTCGGGTGGCCCAGCGTGTCGTTGACCAGCTTGAACTCGTTGAGGTCCATGACGACCAGGGCCGAGCGCGGCCCGAACCGGCGGCCATAGGCGAGCGCGAGATCGAGCCGCGCCTCGAAGACCTTGCGGTTGAGCAGGCCCGTCAGCGGATCGTGCTCGGCAAGGAAACGGATATGCTGCTCGGCGCGGTAGCGCTCGGTGACGTCGGTCGCGGTGCCGCGATAGCCCTCGAACACGCCGCCCCGCCCGACGATCGGCGTGCCGTTCAGCTGCACCAGGCGCAGATCGCCGTAGACGGTGCGCAGGCCGCGGACGATCTCGCGGAAGGGCGCCCGCCTCTTCGGGCCGCGTCGCCGCCCGCGCGGGACGCTCACCCCGCTCGGCATGGCCAGGATGTCGCGCGGCCTCTTGCCGAGCACCGCCTCGGGCGACAGGCCCGTGTCGGTGTAGAAGCGGGGCGAGAGAAAGGTGATCCGGTCGGAGACGTCGGTCTGCCACAGCCAGTCCGACGCGCTCTCGGCGAAATCGGTCAGGGCGTTCTCGCGATGCTCGACCTCGCGCGTCGCGCGCGCCGCGAGCATCACCGTGATGATGGCGAGGCCGCCCACCATGGCGACGATGAAGGTCAGGAGGGGAAGCTGGCCGGCCAGCGCCGACTCCATGTCCCAGCGCAGCTCGCCGATCGGCGTGCCGGCGACGTCGGCCAGGACGATCCAGGGCGGGTTGTCGCCGGCGGACATGCGACCGGCCGGAACGAAACGGACGGCGTCGACCGACGCCGCGCGTGCGAGCGCGGCCAGCAACTCCTCGTCGAACGGCTCCGAGAGGATCATGACGGCGCCGGTCGCGCCGTTCCACGCGGCGGCGACGGCGGTGGGCACGGGGGCGGCGGCCCCGAGACGGGCGCCCCGGCGGCCCGTGACGAAGCCCGAGACCGGGGGCCCCGTTCCGGTGTCAGGCGCCGCGCCGCTGCGGGTCTTGCCGGCCAGGGCGAGCGTCGACGCGCGCAGGGAGAGGGAGAGGGAGGCGGCCTCCGCATCCCCATCGCGCGCGGAGTAGATCGGACGATCGTCGGCGTCCAGGATGCGGACGAGGTCGATCTCGTGAAAATCGTTCAGCCACGACGCGAGGCCGTCGCCGATCGCCGCCGGATCGGCAAAGGCCGGCGTCCCGACGACGATCGACTGCCACCACGCCGAATCGGCGGCGATCCGTTCGAGCCGGTCGAGCCGCTGGGCGATCTGCGAGGCGATCAGGTTGTGGGCGAGCCGATAGCGCTGGCGGTCGGCCTCGGCCGCGGTCCAGATGGCGAACGCGATCGCCACGAAGACGATCAGCGCGACCAACGTCATGAAGGGTCTGAGGAGACTGACGGTCAGGGCACTGCGGGAAGCCGGGGGCCGAATGCACGCAAGGGTTCTCATTCGCCGGCGAATTCTCCGTCGAGCGCCTTATCTACGGTTGAACTTTCCAGATGAATGAATATGTGCGGTTTTGCAACGTCTGGTT
Above is a genomic segment from Geminicoccaceae bacterium SCSIO 64248 containing:
- a CDS encoding EAL domain-containing protein, which gives rise to MTLVALIVFVAIAFAIWTAAEADRQRYRLAHNLIASQIAQRLDRLERIAADSAWWQSIVVGTPAFADPAAIGDGLASWLNDFHEIDLVRILDADDRPIYSARDGDAEAASLSLSLRASTLALAGKTRSGAAPDTGTGPPVSGFVTGRRGARLGAAAPVPTAVAAAWNGATGAVMILSEPFDEELLAALARAASVDAVRFVPAGRMSAGDNPPWIVLADVAGTPIGELRWDMESALAGQLPLLTFIVAMVGGLAIITVMLAARATREVEHRENALTDFAESASDWLWQTDVSDRITFLSPRFYTDTGLSPEAVLGKRPRDILAMPSGVSVPRGRRRGPKRRAPFREIVRGLRTVYGDLRLVQLNGTPIVGRGGVFEGYRGTATDVTERYRAEQHIRFLAEHDPLTGLLNRKVFEARLDLALAYGRRFGPRSALVVMDLNEFKLVNDTLGHPTGDRLLVAVADRLRALVRETDMVARLGGDEFAILLAEVASNDEAMAFAARVQAAMAEPCVIDEEPLRVASAMGIALCPDGIALDADGWMRRADLALYRAKADPTEPVQVFRHAFDEQRRRQLKRKHDLARALDRGEFQLRYQPQIGLADGRIVGTEALLRWHHADRGWISPQVFIPEAEACGLILPIGRWVLYQACRDARAWLDAGLDFGRVAINLSPVQFGHPDIVAEVEDAMRAAGLDAAHLELEITEGMLMRDAEAAKLVLQKLDATGVTITLDDFGKGYSSLAYLRRFPLRRLKIDQAFVRDVAADPDAAAITRTIVQLGHSLRLTVLGEGVETDAQRRQLRNQGCDCIQGHLIAVPMPAEAYVDFMRAHQAAESEAVAGE